One window of the Mycobacterium sp. SVM_VP21 genome contains the following:
- a CDS encoding transglutaminase domain-containing protein has translation MSGENSPYLEPTEFLDWQHESVRDFVASATRGAVDDTTKAIAIFTAVRDSIWYDPYTVTDDPHAYRASTIATADRAYCVPKAVLLTAACRAAGIPARLGFADVRNHLQTETLRERMGGTDVFVYHGYSLMHLCGVWVKATPAFNRELCARFGVPPIDFDGRTDALLHGFAGDGTQHMEYLRDRGAFDDLPLAEILQALRTHYGTLIGDASRHPDLFA, from the coding sequence ATGAGCGGTGAGAACTCGCCTTACCTGGAGCCCACGGAGTTCCTCGATTGGCAACATGAATCGGTACGCGACTTCGTTGCATCGGCGACCCGCGGCGCGGTCGACGACACCACGAAGGCCATAGCCATCTTCACTGCGGTCCGCGACTCGATTTGGTATGACCCCTACACCGTGACCGATGACCCGCATGCGTATCGCGCCAGCACCATCGCAACTGCAGACCGCGCTTACTGCGTCCCGAAGGCGGTGCTCTTGACGGCGGCCTGCCGAGCAGCAGGCATCCCAGCGCGGCTGGGGTTCGCCGATGTCCGAAACCACCTTCAGACCGAGACATTGCGTGAGCGGATGGGCGGTACCGACGTCTTCGTCTACCACGGATACAGCCTCATGCATCTCTGCGGTGTCTGGGTCAAGGCAACTCCGGCGTTCAATCGCGAGCTATGCGCACGGTTCGGCGTCCCGCCAATTGATTTCGACGGGCGCACAGACGCCCTGCTGCACGGGTTCGCCGGTGACGGCACACAACACATGGAATATCTGAGGGATCGAGGCGCCTTCGACGATCTACCGCTGGCAGAGATCCTGCAAGCGCTCAGAACCCACTACGGGACGCTCATAGGCGATGCGAGTCGCCATCCAGACCTGTTCGCCTGA
- a CDS encoding fatty acid--CoA ligase: MHSTMQDVQLTISAIVRHAASIHGNSEVITPDGIGYRSMSYRSVLGRAGRLANALRGLGITADQRVATFQWSNQEHLEAYCAVPSMGAVLHTLNIRLAPEQLAYIANHASDQIILVDASVAPLLASALPAMESVHTVIATGGGDLAPLQRCGKTVLRYEEILAQQPETFDWPEIDERSAAAMCYTSGTTGNPKGVVYSHRSTYLHALTACTSNALAVSEADRILAIVPMFHANAWGLIYAALMSGADLVLPDRHLQAAPLVSIIEETQPTIAGAVPTIWNDVDRYLESNPARDISSLRLVACGGSAVPVSLMRAFEDKYNVPIVQAWGMTETSPLATVARAAHGVGETRAWEMRESQGRPMCGVEIRLRDDHKKTVPWDGRSAGEIQARGPWITGAYFGDDDPDKFDGGWLRTGDVGRIDPDGYLTLTDRAKDVIKSGGEWISSVELENTLIGHPAIYEAAVVAVPDDKWQERPLALVVVHRGAEVDIDRLRAFLLDKVAKWWIPERWSFVSEIPRTSVGKYDKKAIRARHSAGEYQIETS, translated from the coding sequence ATGCACAGCACGATGCAAGACGTCCAGCTCACAATCTCGGCAATTGTCCGCCATGCCGCCTCCATTCACGGAAACAGCGAGGTGATCACCCCCGACGGAATTGGATACCGAAGTATGTCCTACCGTAGCGTCCTGGGGCGAGCGGGCCGACTTGCCAATGCGTTGCGCGGGCTCGGAATAACGGCAGATCAACGGGTGGCCACTTTTCAGTGGAGTAACCAAGAACATCTCGAGGCCTACTGCGCGGTTCCCTCCATGGGCGCGGTGCTGCACACCCTCAACATTCGTTTGGCTCCAGAGCAACTCGCGTACATCGCCAACCATGCCAGCGATCAGATCATCCTGGTGGATGCGTCGGTTGCGCCATTGTTGGCTAGTGCGCTACCAGCGATGGAGTCGGTGCATACGGTCATCGCCACCGGGGGCGGCGACCTCGCTCCGCTGCAGCGATGCGGGAAGACGGTGTTGCGTTACGAGGAGATCCTGGCGCAGCAACCGGAGACTTTCGATTGGCCCGAGATCGATGAGCGTTCCGCCGCGGCCATGTGCTACACCAGCGGGACTACTGGAAATCCCAAAGGTGTTGTCTACAGCCACCGTTCGACCTACCTACATGCACTGACCGCCTGCACGTCGAACGCCCTGGCAGTGAGCGAGGCCGACCGTATCCTGGCCATTGTCCCGATGTTTCACGCCAATGCGTGGGGACTGATCTACGCGGCGTTGATGTCTGGTGCGGACTTGGTATTACCCGATCGCCATCTGCAAGCCGCGCCGCTGGTGTCGATCATCGAAGAGACTCAGCCGACTATCGCCGGTGCAGTGCCGACGATCTGGAACGATGTCGATCGATACCTGGAATCGAATCCCGCCCGGGACATCTCCTCACTTCGGCTGGTTGCCTGCGGGGGATCGGCAGTCCCCGTCTCGCTGATGCGGGCATTCGAAGACAAGTACAACGTGCCTATCGTGCAGGCATGGGGCATGACCGAAACCTCGCCGCTGGCTACCGTCGCACGCGCAGCGCACGGAGTAGGCGAGACCCGTGCGTGGGAGATGCGCGAAAGCCAGGGTCGGCCGATGTGCGGTGTCGAGATCCGGTTGCGTGACGACCACAAGAAGACAGTGCCGTGGGACGGTCGATCAGCGGGTGAAATACAGGCGCGAGGCCCGTGGATCACCGGCGCCTACTTCGGCGACGATGATCCGGACAAGTTCGACGGAGGGTGGCTGCGCACCGGCGACGTCGGCCGGATCGACCCGGACGGGTATCTCACGCTGACCGATCGTGCGAAGGACGTCATCAAGTCAGGTGGAGAATGGATCTCCTCAGTCGAGCTGGAAAACACGCTGATTGGTCACCCGGCGATCTACGAGGCTGCGGTGGTGGCAGTTCCCGACGACAAATGGCAGGAAAGACCGCTCGCCCTGGTCGTGGTTCACCGTGGAGCCGAGGTCGACATCGACCGACTGCGCGCGTTTCTGTTGGACAAGGTCGCCAAGTGGTGGATCCCGGAGCGGTGGAGCTTCGTGTCTGAGATTCCCCGAACAAGCGTCGGGAAATACGACAAGAAGGCCATACGCGCGCGTCACTCCGCCGGCGAGTATCAGATCGAAACGTCCTAA
- a CDS encoding acyl-CoA dehydrogenase family protein codes for MSAELLELRDLAAKFFSTELAPHAQRFADQHQVDRELWHKAGELGLLCMSIPEEYGGGGGTFAHEAVVLEEQARVGDSSWGAGLHSGIVAHYILQYAAEELRRQWLPKMASGEMIGAIAMTEPGTGSDLQSVKTKAILDGDEYVITGAKTFITNGQQADLIIVVAKTDPSQGAAGISLIVAEADRPGFRRGKVLDKIGQRGQDTSELFFDDVRVPRSHLLGETEGQGFIQLMTQLPQERLIVAVGAVAAMELAVEQTLKYTREREAFGRPVFGFQNTKFILAEAATETRIARVFLDYCIDLHLAGQLDVQTVAMAKWWTTERAMKVLDDCLQLHGGYGYMTEYPISRLWVDQRVQKIYAGTNEVMKEIISRSL; via the coding sequence ATGAGCGCCGAATTGCTCGAGCTTCGTGACCTTGCCGCGAAGTTCTTCTCGACCGAATTGGCCCCACATGCGCAACGTTTCGCAGACCAGCACCAAGTTGACCGAGAATTGTGGCACAAAGCCGGCGAACTAGGCCTGCTCTGCATGTCCATACCCGAAGAATACGGCGGGGGAGGCGGCACATTCGCGCACGAAGCCGTCGTACTCGAAGAGCAAGCCCGAGTCGGGGACAGCTCATGGGGCGCAGGGCTGCACAGCGGAATCGTCGCGCACTACATCCTCCAGTATGCGGCCGAAGAACTACGGAGGCAGTGGCTGCCCAAGATGGCCTCAGGCGAAATGATCGGTGCTATCGCCATGACGGAGCCAGGGACCGGTTCTGATCTGCAGAGTGTCAAGACCAAAGCAATTCTTGACGGTGACGAGTACGTGATCACCGGCGCAAAGACCTTCATCACCAACGGTCAGCAAGCCGACCTGATCATCGTCGTCGCCAAGACAGATCCAAGTCAGGGCGCCGCCGGCATCTCGCTGATCGTCGCCGAAGCCGATCGACCCGGATTCCGGCGCGGCAAGGTCCTCGACAAAATCGGCCAACGCGGACAAGACACCTCCGAGTTGTTCTTCGACGACGTAAGAGTGCCCCGCTCGCACCTCCTGGGCGAGACCGAGGGTCAGGGTTTCATTCAGCTGATGACGCAGCTACCTCAAGAGCGGCTCATCGTCGCGGTTGGGGCGGTCGCGGCGATGGAACTTGCCGTGGAGCAGACACTCAAATACACCCGTGAGCGGGAAGCGTTCGGACGGCCCGTCTTCGGCTTCCAGAACACGAAATTCATCTTGGCCGAAGCTGCAACCGAAACGCGCATCGCACGAGTATTTTTGGACTACTGCATCGACCTACACCTCGCGGGCCAACTCGACGTCCAGACCGTCGCCATGGCGAAATGGTGGACCACTGAGCGAGCGATGAAGGTGCTCGATGACTGTTTGCAGCTCCACGGCGGATATGGGTACATGACCGAGTACCCCATCTCGAGATTGTGGGTGGACCAGCGCGTGCAGAAAATCTACGCCGGCACAAATGAGGTGATGAAGGAAATCATCTCGCGTTCCCTATGA
- a CDS encoding transposase, with amino-acid sequence MGSDAAFAKLCGVSPLEASSGKTIRHRLNWGGNRDANRALHVILVVRMRRHQPTRDYFVHRLAEGKTKNEIMRCIKRTSPARSTTPSANPAEEPTNSLPEELIA; translated from the coding sequence ATCGGCAGCGACGCCGCTTTCGCCAAACTCTGCGGGGTCAGCCCACTGGAAGCCTCCAGCGGCAAAACGATCCGCCACCGGCTCAATTGGGGAGGCAATCGCGACGCCAACCGTGCCCTGCACGTCATCCTGGTGGTGCGCATGCGCCGTCACCAGCCCACCCGCGACTACTTCGTTCACCGCCTGGCCGAAGGCAAAACCAAGAACGAGATCATGCGCTGCATCAAGCGTACATCGCCCGCGAGATCTACCACGCCCTCCGCCAACCCAGCAGAAGAACCAACGAACTCATTGCCTGAAGAACTCATTGCCTGA
- a CDS encoding HD domain-containing protein translates to MSGMLAQRARREAETRLVGQLRRLAHVRGVATTAERLSRRFDAQTADSLVAAAWLHDIGYAPSLRRTGFHPLDGAEFARAAGFRELVASLVAFHTGAHAEAAERGLSGLAAFSDPPSDVLDVLTFCDLTTGPDGAPVSPRDRLIEVLGRYGPEDPVHRAVDAGRDELLAAVRRVRDWL, encoded by the coding sequence GTGAGCGGGATGCTGGCGCAGCGTGCACGGCGAGAGGCCGAGACGCGACTGGTGGGGCAGCTGCGGCGGTTGGCGCATGTGCGGGGTGTCGCGACGACTGCCGAGCGGCTGAGTCGGCGGTTCGATGCCCAGACAGCGGACTCTTTGGTGGCAGCGGCGTGGCTGCACGATATCGGCTACGCACCGTCGTTGCGCCGGACCGGGTTTCATCCGCTCGATGGCGCAGAGTTTGCCCGGGCGGCGGGTTTTCGGGAGCTGGTCGCCTCCCTGGTGGCGTTCCATACTGGGGCGCACGCGGAAGCTGCCGAGCGCGGCTTGTCAGGTTTAGCGGCGTTCAGCGATCCGCCCAGCGATGTTCTGGATGTGTTGACCTTTTGCGATCTGACGACCGGGCCGGACGGGGCGCCGGTATCACCGCGAGATCGATTGATCGAGGTGTTGGGCCGCTATGGACCCGAGGACCCGGTGCACCGCGCGGTCGACGCGGGGCGCGACGAACTGTTGGCGGCGGTCCGACGGGTACGCGATTGGCTGTAA
- a CDS encoding NUDIX domain-containing protein, with translation MRTDYYNDPNAPLPNSVVPSASAIVTDEQGRILLIKRRDNTLWALPGGGHDIGETIADTAVREVKEETGLDIEVTGLVGVYTNPQHVVAFTDGEVRQQFSLSFTTKVLGGTLAIDHESTDIAWTDPDDIPNLDMHPSMRLRIEHYLQHRDSPYLG, from the coding sequence ATGCGAACCGACTACTACAACGACCCCAACGCCCCGCTGCCCAACAGCGTCGTTCCGTCAGCCTCGGCCATCGTCACCGACGAACAGGGTCGTATCCTGCTGATCAAACGCCGCGACAACACCCTGTGGGCGCTACCCGGCGGCGGACACGACATCGGCGAAACGATTGCCGACACCGCCGTCCGGGAAGTCAAAGAGGAAACCGGGCTCGACATTGAAGTCACCGGCCTTGTCGGTGTCTACACCAACCCGCAGCATGTCGTCGCGTTCACCGATGGCGAAGTCCGCCAACAGTTCTCTCTGTCCTTCACCACCAAGGTTCTCGGCGGTACCCTGGCCATCGATCACGAAAGCACCGACATCGCCTGGACCGATCCCGACGACATCCCCAATCTGGACATGCACCCGTCGATGCGACTGCGCATCGAGCACTACCTGCAACACCGCGACAGCCCCTACCTCGGCTAA